A single window of Providencia alcalifaciens DNA harbors:
- the ftsI gene encoding peptidoglycan glycosyltransferase FtsI: MKATKPAKNKKTEEVTSFVRWRFVLLCGCIGLALAGLLTRVAYLQIIAPEKLVKEGDMRSLRVQEVSIARGMISDREGRQLAVSVPVNAIWADPKEVFEKGGVSNDEHWKALADALDIPLEQITTKISANPKGRFVYLARQVNPSIGEYVRKLKVPGIYLRKESRRYYPSGPVTAHLLGVTNIDGEGIEGVEKSFNRWLKGSPGERTVRKDRNGRVIETVSSVDSQAAHNLMLSIDERIQSIVYRELTKGVQENKAESGVAILVDVNTGEILAMANSPSYNPNNLAGTPMDFMRNRAITDIFEPGSTVKPLVVMSALQNKIVKENTVLNTYPYRVNGHEIKDVARYAELSITGILQKSSNVGVSKLALAMPATELVDVYNRFGFGKPTNLGLVGESSGIFPSKKTRWSDLERATFSFGYGQMVTPLQLARAYATIGSFGIYRPLSITKVDPPVPGTRVFPEPIMRTVVHMMESVALPGGGGTRAAIKGYRIAIKTGTAKKVGPEGRYINEYIAYTAGVAPASNPRYALVVLINDPKAGKYYGGAVSAPIFGSIMGGVLRLMNVEPDALQTDDKSEIVNSQKEVKSGRS; the protein is encoded by the coding sequence ATGAAAGCAACCAAACCCGCTAAGAACAAGAAAACAGAAGAAGTCACCAGCTTTGTTCGCTGGCGTTTTGTTTTGTTGTGTGGATGTATTGGACTAGCATTAGCAGGGTTGTTGACTCGCGTTGCGTACCTACAAATTATTGCCCCAGAGAAACTCGTTAAAGAGGGAGACATGCGCTCCCTGCGTGTTCAAGAAGTATCAATAGCTCGAGGGATGATCAGTGACCGTGAAGGCCGCCAATTAGCGGTCAGTGTTCCGGTCAACGCTATCTGGGCTGATCCTAAAGAGGTCTTTGAAAAAGGCGGCGTCAGTAACGATGAACACTGGAAAGCACTCGCCGATGCATTAGATATTCCTCTTGAACAAATCACTACCAAAATTTCTGCTAACCCGAAAGGGCGCTTTGTTTACCTCGCTCGTCAAGTTAATCCCTCCATCGGTGAATATGTCCGCAAACTAAAAGTTCCGGGGATCTATTTACGTAAAGAATCTCGCCGATATTACCCATCAGGTCCAGTTACTGCTCACTTATTAGGCGTAACGAATATCGATGGTGAAGGTATTGAAGGGGTAGAAAAAAGCTTTAACCGTTGGTTAAAAGGCTCTCCGGGTGAACGTACCGTACGTAAAGATCGTAATGGACGTGTTATTGAGACCGTTTCTTCCGTCGATAGCCAAGCAGCACATAACTTGATGCTCAGTATCGATGAGCGTATTCAATCCATTGTGTATCGCGAGCTGACGAAAGGCGTTCAAGAGAACAAAGCTGAGTCCGGTGTGGCAATCCTGGTGGATGTGAATACTGGGGAAATCTTAGCGATGGCAAACAGTCCATCCTATAACCCAAATAATCTTGCGGGTACGCCGATGGATTTCATGCGTAACCGTGCTATCACGGATATTTTTGAACCGGGTTCTACCGTGAAGCCGCTTGTGGTGATGAGTGCACTACAAAACAAAATTGTGAAAGAAAATACCGTATTAAATACCTATCCGTATCGTGTTAATGGTCATGAAATCAAAGACGTTGCGCGTTACGCAGAGTTATCCATTACGGGTATTTTACAGAAGTCGAGTAACGTTGGTGTTTCAAAATTAGCGTTAGCGATGCCTGCCACAGAGCTGGTGGACGTGTATAACCGCTTTGGGTTTGGCAAGCCGACTAATCTGGGGTTAGTCGGGGAAAGTAGTGGCATCTTTCCAAGTAAAAAAACACGGTGGTCTGATTTAGAAAGGGCCACCTTTTCTTTTGGGTACGGGCAGATGGTGACGCCATTACAACTTGCGCGTGCCTATGCAACGATCGGTAGTTTCGGGATATATCGCCCGTTATCGATTACTAAAGTCGACCCGCCTGTTCCGGGGACGCGAGTGTTTCCTGAGCCGATAATGCGCACCGTTGTGCATATGATGGAGAGTGTTGCTCTGCCAGGCGGAGGGGGAACACGTGCCGCAATTAAAGGCTATCGTATTGCAATTAAAACAGGTACCGCGAAAAAAGTCGGACCTGAAGGGCGCTATATCAACGAATATATCGCTTATACCGCAGGGGTTGCACCCGCAAGCAACCCGCGCTATGCCCTCGTTGTGTTAATCAACGATCCAAAAGCCGGTAAGTACTACGGAGGTGCAGTATCTGCACCTATCTTTGGTTCTATCATGGGCGGGGTTTTACGTCTCATGAACGTTGAGCCAGATGCATTGCAAACAGACGATAAAAGTGAAATCGTGAACAGTCAAAAAGAGGTTAAAAGTGGCAGATCGTAA
- the murG gene encoding undecaprenyldiphospho-muramoylpentapeptide beta-N-acetylglucosaminyltransferase — MSQAKKLLVMAGGTGGHVFPGLAVAHYLQAQGWEIRWLGTADRMEATLVPKHGIDIEFIQISGLRGKGIGALIGAPWRIYKAIRQAKTIIQRYQPDAVLGMGGYVSGPGGIAAWQCGVPVVLHEQNGIAGLTNKWLSKIAKRVLQAFPGAFPDAPVVGNPVREDVLALPTPQERLAGREGAIRVLVVGGSQGARILNQVMPAVAGNVSKQLNIWHQAGKGSKESTEALYNDCLQNSGNSEFKVTEFIDDMAQAYAWADIVVCRSGALTVSEIAAAGLPAIFVPFQHKDRQQYWNALPLEQAGAAKIIEQPQFTPEAVVELLNKWDRTELLSMADKAYSCAITDATERVAAVICDVAK, encoded by the coding sequence ATGAGTCAGGCAAAAAAATTACTCGTTATGGCAGGCGGAACTGGGGGACACGTATTTCCCGGCTTAGCTGTGGCGCATTATTTGCAGGCTCAAGGTTGGGAAATTCGCTGGTTAGGTACCGCGGATCGCATGGAAGCCACTTTAGTACCGAAACACGGTATTGATATTGAGTTTATTCAGATCTCGGGTTTAAGAGGCAAAGGGATTGGCGCATTAATTGGTGCGCCTTGGCGTATCTATAAAGCCATTCGTCAAGCGAAAACCATTATTCAGCGCTATCAACCCGATGCCGTTCTTGGTATGGGCGGTTATGTGTCTGGTCCCGGTGGTATCGCTGCTTGGCAATGTGGTGTTCCTGTTGTTCTTCATGAACAAAATGGGATCGCGGGATTAACCAATAAATGGTTATCAAAGATTGCTAAACGTGTTTTACAAGCTTTCCCCGGCGCATTCCCTGATGCACCCGTTGTAGGTAACCCAGTGCGTGAAGATGTATTGGCATTGCCTACACCGCAAGAGCGCTTAGCTGGCCGTGAAGGCGCGATACGCGTATTGGTTGTAGGCGGTAGCCAAGGGGCGCGAATTTTAAATCAAGTCATGCCTGCAGTTGCTGGAAATGTGAGCAAACAGTTAAATATCTGGCATCAGGCTGGAAAAGGCAGTAAGGAATCGACAGAAGCACTGTATAATGATTGTTTGCAAAATTCAGGCAATTCTGAGTTTAAAGTGACTGAATTTATTGATGATATGGCGCAAGCTTACGCATGGGCTGATATTGTGGTTTGTCGTTCAGGTGCATTAACTGTTAGTGAAATAGCCGCGGCAGGTTTACCCGCGATTTTTGTTCCTTTCCAGCATAAAGACCGCCAACAGTATTGGAATGCACTGCCTTTAGAACAAGCAGGGGCTGCGAAGATTATTGAACAACCGCAGTTTACACCTGAAGCCGTTGTTGAGTTACTCAATAAGTGGGATAGAACCGAATTATTGTCGATGGCAGATAAAGCCTATAGCTGTGCCATCACGGATGCAACTGAACGTGTTGCGGCGGTTATTTGCGATGTCGCGAAATAG
- the ftsW gene encoding cell division protein FtsW, with product MTIPGALRLKNWIIGEKNGVISGTTLYDRTLVWLAFGLAAIGFIMVTSASMPVGQRLTDDPFYFAKRDVVYLVVAFLLVLGVMRVSMATWEKYSFILLMGALGMLAVVLVAGSSVNGASRWIDIGIVKIQPAEISKFALFCYVSSYLVRKSDEVRTKFFGFVKPMCILIMMALLLLLQPDLGTVVVLVVTTLGLLFLAGARLAPFIIGIAACGVGVLALIVFEPYRLRRVTSFLNPWDDPFGSGYQLTQSLMAFGRGELLGQGLGNSVQKLEYLPEAHTDFIFSVLAEELGYVGVVLVLLMVFMLAFRAMMVGRRALLTNQLFGGYLACAIGIWFTFQALVNVGAAAGMLPTKGLTLPLISYGGSSLLVMSAAIAVLLRIDYETRLEKAQAFVRSSK from the coding sequence ATGACCATACCGGGTGCTTTGCGTTTAAAAAACTGGATCATTGGTGAAAAGAATGGCGTGATTTCAGGCACGACGCTCTACGACCGTACATTGGTTTGGTTAGCATTCGGTCTGGCGGCAATCGGCTTCATTATGGTGACCTCCGCATCGATGCCAGTCGGACAGCGATTAACGGATGACCCATTCTATTTTGCTAAACGTGACGTGGTGTATTTGGTCGTTGCATTCCTTCTGGTTTTAGGGGTAATGCGGGTCTCGATGGCAACATGGGAAAAATACAGTTTTATTTTGCTGATGGGCGCATTGGGCATGCTGGCAGTGGTGTTGGTTGCCGGTAGTTCCGTCAATGGGGCATCACGCTGGATTGATATCGGTATTGTGAAAATTCAGCCTGCAGAAATTTCGAAGTTCGCGCTGTTTTGCTATGTTTCCAGCTATTTAGTTCGTAAGTCAGATGAAGTGCGCACCAAGTTTTTCGGCTTCGTAAAACCGATGTGTATTTTGATCATGATGGCGTTATTGCTGCTGTTGCAGCCAGACTTAGGAACGGTGGTTGTACTGGTTGTGACTACGTTAGGGTTGCTGTTTTTAGCTGGTGCGCGTTTAGCGCCGTTTATTATTGGTATCGCGGCTTGTGGTGTAGGCGTGCTGGCTTTGATTGTCTTTGAACCGTATCGTTTACGCCGCGTGACATCCTTCTTAAACCCGTGGGATGACCCGTTTGGTAGTGGCTATCAGTTAACGCAATCTTTGATGGCGTTTGGTCGAGGAGAGCTCCTTGGGCAAGGTCTGGGCAACTCAGTACAGAAATTAGAATATTTACCGGAAGCACACACTGACTTTATTTTCTCCGTACTGGCTGAAGAGTTGGGCTATGTAGGTGTGGTTCTGGTGTTACTGATGGTATTCATGCTGGCGTTTAGAGCGATGATGGTAGGGCGTAGAGCGCTACTGACCAACCAATTATTTGGTGGATATCTCGCATGTGCCATCGGTATTTGGTTTACCTTCCAAGCATTGGTTAACGTGGGGGCAGCGGCAGGTATGTTGCCAACTAAAGGTTTAACACTCCCGTTAATCAGTTACGGTGGATCGAGCTTATTAGTAATGTCAGCGGCGATCGCTGTGTTACTTAGAATTGATTATGAAACACGACTTGAGAAAGCTCAGGCGTTTGTAAGGAGTTCCAAATGA
- the mraY gene encoding phospho-N-acetylmuramoyl-pentapeptide-transferase — MLVWLAELLVHKFSAFNVFSYLTFRAIVGLLTALGIALWMGPRLIAYLQKMQIGQVVRDAGPESHFSKRGTPTMGGILILFSISVSVLLWARLDNPYVWCVLLVLVGYGLVGFADDYLKVVRKDTRGLIARWKYFWQSALALIVAFSMYTIGKDTPATQLVVPFFKDVMPQLGVLYILLAYFVIVGTSNAVNLTDGLDGLAIMPTVFVAAGFALVAWATGNVNFASYLHIPFLPHAGELVIVCTAIVGAGLGFLWFNTYPAQVFMGDVGSLALGGALGTIAVLLRQEFLLVIMGGVFVVETLSVILQVGSFKLRGQRIFRMAPIHHHYELKGWPEPRVIVRFWIISLMLVLIGLATLKVR; from the coding sequence ATGTTAGTCTGGTTAGCCGAGTTATTGGTTCATAAATTTTCTGCTTTTAACGTCTTTTCCTATTTGACGTTCAGAGCCATTGTCGGTTTGCTGACAGCATTGGGTATTGCTCTGTGGATGGGGCCACGCCTGATTGCCTACCTGCAAAAAATGCAAATTGGTCAAGTTGTCCGTGATGCAGGCCCTGAGTCACACTTTAGTAAACGCGGTACCCCAACAATGGGGGGGATTTTAATCCTGTTCTCTATTAGCGTATCCGTTTTATTGTGGGCGCGTTTAGATAACCCGTATGTGTGGTGTGTTCTCCTCGTTTTAGTCGGCTACGGTCTTGTGGGCTTTGCGGATGATTACCTCAAAGTCGTTCGAAAAGATACCCGTGGCCTTATCGCACGTTGGAAATACTTCTGGCAATCAGCGCTGGCGCTAATCGTTGCATTCTCTATGTACACTATTGGTAAAGATACGCCAGCGACTCAGCTGGTTGTGCCATTCTTTAAAGATGTGATGCCGCAATTAGGCGTGCTGTACATTTTACTGGCTTACTTCGTTATCGTTGGAACCAGTAACGCCGTTAACTTAACGGATGGCTTAGATGGTTTAGCAATTATGCCAACCGTGTTTGTTGCCGCAGGTTTTGCTTTAGTGGCATGGGCAACGGGTAACGTCAACTTCGCTAGCTACTTACACATCCCATTCTTACCACATGCGGGGGAATTAGTGATTGTGTGTACGGCGATTGTTGGGGCAGGTTTAGGCTTCTTATGGTTCAACACCTACCCAGCACAAGTGTTTATGGGTGATGTAGGCTCTCTGGCATTAGGTGGAGCATTAGGAACTATCGCTGTTTTACTGCGCCAAGAATTCTTATTAGTCATCATGGGCGGTGTGTTTGTGGTTGAAACACTGTCGGTGATTTTACAAGTTGGCTCCTTCAAATTACGTGGTCAACGAATTTTCCGTATGGCACCAATTCACCATCACTATGAATTGAAAGGTTGGCCAGAACCACGCGTTATCGTGCGTTTCTGGATTATCTCTCTTATGTTAGTTCTGATTGGACTAGCAACATTGAAGGTGCGTTAA
- the murD gene encoding UDP-N-acetylmuramoyl-L-alanine--D-glutamate ligase, protein MIGSQAQQYQGKNVVIIGLGLTGLSCVDFFLARGVVPRVMDTRAVPPGVDKLPENVACHSGSLNNEWLQQADLIVASPGVALATPQLQEAASNGIEIVGDIELFCREADAPIVAITGSNGKSTVTSLVGEMAKAAGISVGVGGNIGIPALALLNQGHSLFVLELSSFQLETTSSLRAAAATVLNVTEDHMDRYPLGLEQYRAAKLHIYDNAQHCIVNGQDPLTLPHGQSVSQYTSFGLNSGDYYFDTQKRVLVAQGEVVVDVAQMHLTGQHNYMNALAALALADTVAIPREASLKVLKEYAGLVHRFQLVFFNRGVRWINDSKATNVGSTEAALNGLHVDGNIYLLLGGDGKSADFSPLKEYISADNYRLYCFGRDGQQLAELAPEKSVLTDTMEQSMRQIAPLLKSGDMVLLSPACASLDQFKSFEQRGDVFAQLAKELG, encoded by the coding sequence ATGATTGGTTCACAGGCTCAGCAGTATCAGGGGAAAAACGTAGTGATTATCGGCTTAGGTTTAACTGGGCTTTCCTGCGTTGACTTTTTCCTTGCTCGTGGGGTTGTTCCTCGCGTGATGGATACCCGCGCTGTGCCACCTGGTGTTGATAAACTGCCTGAGAATGTTGCTTGCCATAGCGGCAGCTTAAATAATGAATGGTTGCAACAAGCCGATCTGATTGTAGCTAGCCCAGGCGTTGCGTTGGCAACGCCACAGTTACAGGAAGCTGCAAGTAACGGTATTGAGATTGTGGGTGATATCGAGCTGTTTTGCCGTGAGGCAGATGCGCCAATCGTCGCAATCACAGGTTCTAATGGTAAAAGCACGGTAACGTCCCTTGTGGGGGAAATGGCGAAAGCGGCTGGTATTTCCGTCGGCGTGGGCGGGAATATTGGTATTCCTGCACTTGCGTTGCTTAATCAAGGGCATAGCCTGTTTGTGTTGGAACTGTCTAGCTTCCAATTGGAAACCACGTCTAGCCTACGAGCAGCGGCTGCGACCGTGTTGAATGTAACTGAAGATCATATGGATCGCTATCCATTGGGGCTTGAGCAATATCGCGCAGCAAAATTGCATATTTATGATAATGCGCAACACTGCATTGTGAACGGGCAAGACCCGCTAACACTTCCACATGGCCAGAGCGTTAGCCAATACACCAGTTTTGGTTTAAATAGCGGTGATTACTACTTTGATACACAAAAACGTGTCTTAGTTGCTCAAGGTGAAGTGGTGGTGGATGTGGCACAAATGCATCTGACTGGGCAGCATAACTATATGAATGCACTGGCTGCATTAGCCTTAGCTGATACCGTGGCAATTCCTCGTGAAGCTAGCCTTAAAGTCTTAAAAGAGTATGCCGGTTTAGTACATCGCTTCCAGTTGGTCTTTTTCAATCGCGGTGTGCGTTGGATCAATGATTCGAAAGCGACCAATGTGGGCAGTACAGAAGCTGCACTCAATGGTTTACATGTGGATGGCAACATTTACTTGTTGCTGGGGGGGGACGGCAAGTCAGCCGATTTTTCTCCGCTCAAAGAATACATTTCGGCGGATAACTACCGTTTGTACTGTTTTGGTCGTGACGGTCAGCAATTAGCGGAACTCGCACCAGAAAAATCCGTACTGACCGATACGATGGAACAGAGTATGCGCCAAATTGCGCCGTTGTTAAAATCTGGCGACATGGTGCTGCTATCTCCAGCATGTGCCAGCTTAGATCAGTTCAAAAGTTTTGAGCAGCGAGGTGATGTTTTTGCTCAGCTCGCTAAGGAGTTAGGTTAA
- the murC gene encoding UDP-N-acetylmuramate--L-alanine ligase gives MRRVRHIHFVGIGGAGMGGIAEVLANEGYEISGSDLAPNAVTQQLTELGATIYFNHRPENVENASVVVVSTAISAENPEIQAAKELRIPVIRRAEMLAELMRYRHGIAVAGTHGKTTTTAMISGIYAQAGLDPTFVNGGLVKSAGTHARLGSSRYLIAEADESDASFLHLQPLVAVVTNIEADHMDTYQGNFENLTDTFINFLHNLPFYGRAVMCIDDPVIRSLLPKIGRYITTYGFSDDADVRITKYEQKGNQGFFTIAREGMPELTVVLNAPGRHNALNATAAVAVATEEGIDDLHILSALVEFQGTGRRFDFLGNYALRNVNGKEGEVMLVDDYGHHPTEVDATIKAARAGWPDKRIVMVFQPHRYTRTRDLYDDFANVLGQVDVLLMLEVYSAGEKPVPGADSRSLCRTIRSRGQVDPIFVAEPEQVSHMLAQVLDDNDLILVQGAGNIGKIAKNLAETKLQPPMVEE, from the coding sequence ATGCGTAGAGTACGGCACATTCATTTTGTCGGCATCGGTGGTGCTGGCATGGGTGGTATCGCTGAAGTGTTGGCTAACGAAGGTTATGAAATTAGTGGTTCAGATTTAGCACCTAACGCGGTGACTCAGCAACTGACTGAGTTAGGTGCCACTATCTATTTTAATCATCGTCCTGAAAACGTTGAAAACGCGAGTGTGGTAGTGGTTTCTACGGCTATCTCTGCAGAGAATCCTGAAATTCAAGCTGCAAAAGAGCTACGTATCCCAGTTATTCGCCGTGCTGAAATGCTGGCTGAATTAATGCGTTACCGCCATGGTATCGCAGTGGCGGGCACTCACGGTAAGACAACGACAACGGCAATGATTTCTGGGATCTACGCTCAAGCAGGTTTAGACCCAACATTTGTGAATGGCGGATTAGTTAAGTCAGCGGGAACACACGCGCGCTTAGGTAGTAGTCGTTATTTAATCGCAGAAGCGGACGAAAGTGATGCCTCATTCTTGCATTTACAGCCACTTGTTGCGGTTGTGACAAACATTGAAGCTGACCACATGGATACCTATCAGGGCAATTTTGAAAACCTGACAGATACCTTCATCAACTTTCTGCATAACTTGCCATTCTATGGCCGTGCAGTGATGTGTATCGATGACCCAGTGATCCGTTCATTATTACCAAAAATCGGTCGTTACATTACCACTTACGGCTTTAGTGACGATGCGGATGTTCGTATCACCAAGTACGAGCAAAAAGGGAATCAAGGCTTTTTCACGATTGCTCGTGAAGGTATGCCAGAGTTGACCGTTGTGTTGAATGCACCTGGTCGCCACAATGCGCTCAATGCCACGGCAGCTGTTGCGGTGGCAACCGAAGAAGGCATCGACGATTTACACATTCTGTCTGCATTAGTGGAATTCCAAGGTACAGGTCGTCGTTTCGATTTCTTAGGTAACTATGCGCTGCGCAATGTGAATGGTAAAGAAGGCGAAGTGATGTTGGTGGATGACTATGGTCACCATCCAACAGAAGTGGATGCCACCATTAAAGCTGCTCGCGCAGGCTGGCCAGATAAACGTATTGTTATGGTTTTCCAGCCTCATCGTTATACACGTACTCGTGACTTATACGATGATTTTGCAAACGTGCTGGGGCAGGTAGATGTCTTGCTAATGCTAGAAGTTTATTCTGCGGGTGAGAAGCCAGTTCCGGGGGCTGATAGTCGCTCATTATGCCGTACAATCCGCAGTCGCGGGCAGGTTGATCCTATTTTTGTGGCAGAACCTGAACAAGTTTCACATATGCTGGCACAAGTTCTTGATGATAACGACTTAATTTTAGTTCAAGGCGCAGGAAATATTGGTAAAATAGCCAAAAACCTAGCAGAAACGAAATTACAGCCACCGATGGTTGAGGAATAA
- the murF gene encoding UDP-N-acetylmuramoyl-tripeptide--D-alanyl-D-alanine ligase: MIPMTLTQLAQITHGRIEKASNNELALLNVSTDSRKIDASCLFIALKGERFDAHNFAVQVVDAGAAALLVDHQLDVNCPQVIVEDTRIAMGQIAAWVRQQSKARVVGLTGSSGKTSVKEMTASILAQRGKTLYTAGNLNNDIGVPLTLFRLTDEYQFAVVEMGANHPHEIEYTTNIVKPETALVNNLFGAHLAGFGSPEGVAKAKGEIYQGLPEEGTAIVNLDSYSDKWQFNPRQTVWYYSLTEKADFYPSDIQIKQLTTDFTLHTPVGQVEITLPLPGVHNIANVLAASALAISVGATLEDIKQGIATTKAVPGRLFPVSLSETKVVLDDTYNANDGSMIAAINVLAKMPGYRILVVGDMGELGDYAHECHERVGLAAKQVGLDKVLSVGQLSEVISQSSERGEHFTAKQDLLTRLIPLAQQNDVVSILVKGSRSSAMEDVVNALKECFEC, encoded by the coding sequence ATGATCCCGATGACCTTAACCCAACTGGCTCAAATCACTCACGGTCGCATTGAAAAAGCGAGCAATAACGAATTAGCGTTATTAAACGTGAGTACCGATAGCCGTAAAATTGATGCTAGCTGCCTGTTTATTGCCTTAAAAGGCGAGCGTTTTGATGCCCATAACTTTGCCGTTCAAGTGGTTGATGCGGGTGCCGCAGCACTGTTAGTTGACCATCAACTGGATGTGAACTGCCCTCAGGTGATTGTTGAAGATACGCGTATTGCGATGGGGCAAATCGCCGCTTGGGTTCGCCAACAGTCTAAAGCGAGAGTGGTCGGGTTGACCGGCTCTTCCGGCAAAACATCCGTGAAAGAGATGACTGCCTCGATCCTGGCGCAACGCGGAAAAACATTGTATACCGCAGGCAACTTGAATAATGACATTGGTGTTCCATTGACACTGTTCCGTTTAACGGATGAATACCAATTTGCCGTGGTAGAAATGGGGGCGAATCACCCACATGAAATTGAATACACCACCAATATTGTTAAGCCAGAAACTGCATTAGTGAATAACTTATTTGGTGCGCATCTTGCTGGTTTTGGCTCCCCAGAAGGTGTTGCGAAAGCCAAAGGTGAAATCTACCAAGGTCTGCCAGAAGAAGGCACGGCGATTGTGAACTTAGACAGCTACTCTGATAAGTGGCAATTTAACCCTCGTCAAACCGTTTGGTATTATTCGCTGACTGAAAAAGCAGATTTCTACCCTTCAGATATTCAAATCAAGCAGCTTACAACGGATTTCACACTGCATACGCCAGTAGGGCAGGTTGAGATCACATTGCCATTACCGGGTGTGCATAACATTGCCAACGTTTTAGCGGCAAGTGCATTAGCCATCTCTGTTGGTGCAACCTTAGAAGATATCAAACAAGGTATAGCCACTACGAAAGCGGTACCGGGGCGTTTATTCCCAGTGAGTTTAAGTGAGACGAAAGTCGTACTGGACGATACCTATAATGCCAATGATGGTTCGATGATTGCGGCGATTAATGTGCTGGCGAAAATGCCGGGCTATCGCATTTTAGTTGTCGGTGACATGGGGGAGCTTGGTGATTATGCCCATGAGTGTCATGAACGTGTTGGTTTAGCCGCGAAGCAAGTGGGTTTAGATAAAGTGCTCAGTGTTGGACAGTTAAGTGAAGTTATTAGCCAATCTAGCGAACGTGGCGAGCATTTTACAGCAAAACAAGATTTACTAACCCGACTAATTCCGCTAGCACAGCAGAATGATGTTGTTTCTATTTTAGTTAAAGGTTCACGCAGCTCCGCGATGGAAGATGTCGTGAATGCATTGAAGGAGTGCTTCGAATGTTAG
- the murE gene encoding UDP-N-acetylmuramoyl-L-alanyl-D-glutamate--2,6-diaminopimelate ligase, with the protein MADRNLCELLAPFGVSTTNVSLREMTLDSRKAAAGDLFIAVKGHQSDGRHYIPQAIAQGVSAVIAEAQGEAEEGEIRFIHGVPVIYLNDLNNRLSALAGEFYHQPSSQMKLVGVTGTNGKTTTTQLIAQWAKGLGETSAVMGTVGNGLLGQVSPSENTTGSAVDIQLELTQLLNKKATLTAMEVSSHGLVQGRVAALQFDAAVFTNLSRDHLDYHGDMANYEAAKWLLFSTHQTKTQIINADDEVGLKWLQRLPQACAVTMENRIPANWQGPWLKATDVDYHDKGATIHFTSSWGEGSFESPLMGAFNVSNLLLAMATLLMMDYPLEQLLATTGALMPVCGRMEVFSVAGKPTVVVDYAHTPDALEKALAAARLHCKGKLWCVFGCGGDRDKGKRPLMGASAEQYADKVVITDDNPRSEDPLDIINDIMAGILDSSRVFAIPGRPEAVTSTILQAQPDDVILVAGKGHEDYQIIGSRRLDYSDRLTVARLLGVMA; encoded by the coding sequence GTGGCAGATCGTAATCTTTGTGAACTCCTCGCCCCATTTGGTGTGAGTACAACAAATGTCTCTTTACGAGAGATGACGCTAGACAGTCGAAAGGCTGCCGCGGGCGATCTGTTCATTGCTGTAAAAGGCCATCAGTCAGATGGTAGACACTATATTCCTCAAGCTATCGCGCAAGGCGTTTCTGCGGTTATCGCAGAAGCGCAAGGCGAAGCCGAAGAAGGCGAAATTCGCTTTATTCATGGTGTACCTGTCATTTATCTTAACGACTTAAACAACCGTTTATCCGCATTAGCGGGTGAGTTCTACCATCAACCTTCATCCCAAATGAAATTAGTGGGTGTGACGGGGACCAACGGTAAGACCACCACGACGCAATTAATTGCACAATGGGCAAAAGGATTAGGCGAAACATCGGCAGTGATGGGAACGGTAGGTAATGGGCTACTGGGACAAGTTTCTCCAAGTGAGAACACCACGGGCTCAGCCGTTGATATCCAATTAGAACTGACTCAACTACTGAATAAAAAAGCGACGTTGACGGCGATGGAAGTGTCTTCTCATGGCTTGGTTCAAGGTCGTGTTGCTGCTTTACAATTTGATGCGGCAGTATTCACTAACTTAAGCCGTGACCACCTTGATTATCATGGTGATATGGCTAATTACGAAGCCGCTAAATGGTTACTGTTCTCGACTCATCAAACCAAAACTCAAATTATTAATGCGGATGATGAAGTTGGGCTGAAATGGTTACAACGTTTACCACAAGCTTGTGCCGTGACGATGGAAAATCGTATTCCGGCTAACTGGCAAGGTCCATGGTTAAAAGCCACTGACGTGGATTATCACGATAAAGGCGCAACTATTCATTTCACGTCAAGCTGGGGTGAAGGTTCATTTGAAAGCCCATTAATGGGGGCGTTTAACGTAAGCAACTTATTGCTGGCGATGGCGACACTATTAATGATGGATTACCCATTAGAGCAGCTTTTAGCGACAACCGGCGCGTTAATGCCAGTCTGTGGTCGTATGGAAGTGTTCAGCGTTGCGGGCAAGCCAACCGTGGTTGTGGATTATGCTCATACCCCTGACGCATTAGAAAAAGCGTTAGCGGCAGCGCGTTTGCATTGTAAAGGCAAGCTGTGGTGTGTCTTTGGTTGTGGCGGTGATAGAGACAAAGGTAAGCGTCCTCTGATGGGTGCTTCTGCTGAACAATACGCTGATAAAGTCGTGATCACCGACGATAACCCTCGCAGCGAAGATCCGCTGGATATTATCAACGACATCATGGCGGGTATTTTGGATTCTAGCCGTGTATTCGCGATCCCAGGACGCCCAGAAGCCGTCACTAGCACTATCTTACAAGCACAACCCGATGATGTGATTTTAGTGGCAGGTAAAGGTCATGAAGATTATCAAATTATTGGTTCTCGCCGTTTAGATTATTCAGACCGCTTGACTGTCGCAAGATTGTTGGGGGTGATGGCATGA